One genomic region from Stutzerimonas decontaminans encodes:
- a CDS encoding DUF5924 family protein, protein MQLKPLLSRLFDLASRLIRRYPGTVALFGFVSGVASFVLVERHAGLAKVVALVMLVSWLWLVLESSLRRVLQRSFGWQIPPPLLRYATQMVHQESLFFIIPFFAITTTWNSGQALFTGLLGVAALVSLIDPLYYRWLAPRRWVYLGFHALTLFAVLLTALPIIFHLSTPQSYQLALVVAVVLALPSLSGLFPRWSWRTVPGIVTLAVALGAAGWLGRTWVPPATLWLTDVAVTMSLDDRQRKPGKGLQQLSSAELQANGLYAYTAINAPRGLKERIYHEWTHNGRRVDRIALDISGGREAGYRAWTHKRNFPAEPSGRWRVRVVTEAGQMIGMLRFRVTD, encoded by the coding sequence ATGCAACTCAAGCCGTTGTTATCACGCCTGTTCGACCTGGCCAGCCGCCTGATTCGGCGCTATCCAGGTACGGTTGCGCTGTTCGGGTTCGTATCTGGGGTAGCCAGTTTTGTCCTGGTGGAGCGCCATGCGGGCCTGGCCAAAGTGGTCGCGCTGGTGATGCTGGTCAGCTGGCTATGGCTGGTACTCGAATCCAGCCTGCGCCGCGTGCTGCAACGCTCTTTCGGCTGGCAGATACCGCCACCCCTGCTGCGCTATGCGACGCAGATGGTGCATCAGGAAAGCCTGTTCTTCATCATCCCGTTCTTCGCCATTACCACCACTTGGAACAGCGGGCAGGCGTTGTTCACCGGGCTGCTCGGCGTCGCGGCACTGGTGTCGCTGATCGATCCGTTGTACTACCGCTGGCTGGCGCCGCGACGCTGGGTCTATCTCGGCTTTCACGCGCTGACACTGTTCGCCGTGCTATTGACCGCACTGCCGATCATCTTTCACCTCTCCACTCCGCAGAGCTACCAGTTGGCCTTGGTAGTGGCGGTCGTGCTCGCACTGCCGAGCCTCAGCGGATTGTTTCCGCGCTGGAGCTGGCGCACCGTGCCAGGCATCGTCACCCTGGCTGTCGCACTGGGTGCCGCAGGCTGGCTAGGACGAACCTGGGTGCCACCAGCGACACTCTGGCTCACCGATGTCGCAGTAACCATGAGCCTCGATGATCGTCAACGCAAACCCGGCAAGGGCCTGCAACAGCTGAGCAGCGCCGAGCTGCAGGCCAACGGCCTGTATGCCTACACCGCGATCAATGCGCCGCGTGGTCTGAAGGAGCGTATCTATCATGAATGGACTCACAACGGCCGTCGCGTCGATCGAATCGCGCTGGACATCAGCGGCGGGCGCGAAGCCGGCTACCGTGCCTGGACCCACAAGCGCAATTTTCCGGCAGAACCCTCTGGACGCTGGCGCGTACGCGTTGTCACCGAGGCAGGACAGATGATCGGCATGCTGCGCTTCCGCGTTACCGACTAG
- the dauA gene encoding C4-dicarboxylic acid transporter DauA, with the protein MQLPPLFSAWRQALRLGYGARALRGDISAGLTVGIIAIPLAMALAIAVGVAPQHGLYTVLVAAPLIALTGGSRFNVSGPTAAFVVILLPITQQFGLGGLLLCTMLAGVILITLGLLRAGRLIAYIPYPVTLGFTAGIGIVIATLQIKDLFGLTLSEQPQHYVEQVGLLLRSMPGAHLGDAVVAAICLAVLIIWPRWVPKVPGHLVALTVGALAGLLLESSGLPVATLGERFSYTLDGITHPGIPPFLPDFAWPWLLPGPDGQPLQLSYELFRQLLAPAFAIAMLGAIESLLCAVVADGMTGSNHEPNGELIGQGLGNLVAPLFGGITATAAIARSATNVRAGAFSPLASIIHAGVVLVAILWLAPLFSYLPMAALAALLVIVAWNMSEAPHVMHVLRIAPRSDVLVLLTCLILTVLFDMVLAVGVGLLLAAGLFIKRMSELTDTTALSRDQRRLLQDMPEHVATYAIRGPLFFGAAEKALGALRRFNPEVKVVIVDISAVPMLDMTALAALENVLVDYRRLGVTLILSGSNAHVRLKLRRAGIHRLQGHLLYVRDLSQAREKALRLLRTAPSAAPA; encoded by the coding sequence ATGCAGCTTCCCCCTCTGTTTTCCGCATGGCGCCAGGCCCTGCGCCTGGGGTATGGGGCCCGCGCACTGCGCGGTGACATCAGCGCAGGGTTGACGGTAGGCATCATTGCCATACCGCTGGCCATGGCCCTGGCTATTGCCGTCGGCGTGGCGCCACAGCACGGTCTCTACACAGTGCTGGTGGCTGCGCCGCTGATCGCACTCACCGGGGGATCTCGCTTCAACGTTTCCGGACCGACTGCGGCCTTCGTGGTGATCCTGCTGCCTATTACCCAGCAGTTCGGCCTTGGCGGGCTACTGCTGTGCACCATGCTCGCCGGCGTCATCCTGATCACGCTTGGCCTGCTGCGCGCCGGACGCCTGATCGCCTACATCCCCTACCCCGTCACGCTCGGCTTTACCGCCGGCATCGGCATCGTCATTGCCACACTGCAGATCAAGGACCTGTTCGGCCTCACCCTGTCAGAACAGCCACAACACTATGTCGAGCAGGTCGGCCTCTTGCTGCGCTCTATGCCGGGTGCGCACCTTGGCGACGCCGTGGTGGCGGCGATTTGCCTGGCGGTGCTCATCATCTGGCCACGTTGGGTACCGAAAGTACCTGGACATCTGGTGGCGTTGACCGTTGGTGCCCTGGCAGGTTTGCTGCTGGAATCGTCCGGATTGCCCGTGGCGACACTGGGCGAACGTTTCAGTTACACGCTGGACGGGATCACGCATCCGGGCATACCACCGTTCCTCCCGGACTTCGCCTGGCCGTGGCTTCTGCCAGGCCCCGACGGCCAGCCGTTGCAGCTGAGCTACGAGCTGTTCCGCCAACTGCTCGCCCCGGCGTTCGCCATCGCCATGCTCGGCGCCATCGAATCGCTGCTATGCGCGGTCGTTGCCGATGGCATGACCGGCAGCAACCATGAACCCAATGGCGAGCTGATCGGCCAGGGCCTCGGGAATCTGGTCGCGCCATTGTTCGGCGGCATCACCGCAACCGCTGCCATTGCCCGCAGTGCGACCAACGTCCGTGCTGGCGCCTTCTCGCCGCTGGCCTCGATTATTCACGCGGGCGTGGTTCTGGTAGCGATTCTCTGGCTGGCGCCGCTGTTCAGCTATCTGCCGATGGCGGCACTGGCGGCGCTGCTGGTGATAGTCGCCTGGAACATGAGTGAAGCGCCGCACGTAATGCACGTGCTGCGCATCGCGCCGCGCAGCGACGTGCTGGTGCTGCTGACCTGCCTGATCCTTACCGTGCTGTTCGACATGGTGCTGGCGGTCGGCGTAGGGCTGTTGCTCGCGGCCGGGCTGTTCATCAAGCGCATGAGCGAGCTGACCGACACCACAGCGCTGTCGCGTGACCAGCGGCGGCTGCTGCAGGACATGCCCGAGCATGTCGCGACCTACGCGATCCGCGGCCCGCTGTTCTTCGGCGCAGCAGAAAAGGCCTTAGGCGCGCTGCGGCGCTTCAATCCTGAAGTCAAGGTGGTGATCGTCGACATCAGCGCGGTGCCAATGCTGGACATGACGGCGCTGGCAGCGCTGGAGAACGTGCTGGTGGATTACCGCCGACTGGGTGTGACCCTCATCCTGAGCGGCAGCAATGCTCACGTGCGGTTGAAGCTGCGCCGGGCGGGCATCCACCGGCTGCAAGGCCACCTGCTGTATGTGCGTGATCTGAGCCAGGCGCGCGAGAAAGCGCTGCGCCTGCTGCGTACTGCGCCAAGCGCGGCCCCGGCCTGA
- a CDS encoding PA4642 family protein yields the protein MRKDKKQVIGDEIADESIKLFLQPEPADDTPPSLHKLIKAYRGLRIDDFERFLGFFVAAGYDLGARDSKGQDFIDLVADQRHARPYIELIEAMRG from the coding sequence ATGCGTAAAGACAAGAAGCAGGTGATTGGCGACGAGATCGCAGATGAGTCGATCAAGCTGTTTCTTCAGCCGGAGCCGGCTGACGATACTCCCCCTTCGCTGCACAAGCTGATCAAGGCCTATCGAGGTCTGCGCATCGATGATTTCGAACGCTTTCTCGGCTTCTTCGTGGCTGCTGGCTACGACCTCGGAGCCAGGGACAGCAAGGGCCAGGACTTCATTGATCTGGTCGCGGACCAGCGTCATGCCCGACCCTACATCGAACTGATCGAGGCCATGCGCGGCTGA
- a CDS encoding SDR family oxidoreductase, translating into MTDAIRFEDKVVIVTGAGGGLGRAHALLFARHGAKVVVNDLGGSTQGEGANSSAADLVVEEIRQAGGTAIANHDSVTDGDRIVQQALDTYGRIDVVVNNAGILRDKTFHKMDDADWDLVYRVHVEGAYKVTRAAWPHMREQNYGRVIFTASTSGIYGNFGQSNYGMAKLGLYGLTRTLALEGRKNNVLVNAIAPTGGTRMTEGLIPPQVFEQLKPELVSPLVVYLASEQCHETSGLFEVGGGWMGKVRWERSLGVGFDPKTGFDAEDVAAQWQQICNFENAAHPADNMEALKEMMANLQKHAG; encoded by the coding sequence ATGACTGATGCCATCCGCTTCGAAGACAAGGTAGTGATCGTGACCGGGGCTGGCGGTGGGCTCGGCCGGGCCCATGCACTGTTATTCGCTCGTCACGGTGCGAAGGTCGTGGTCAACGACCTGGGCGGAAGTACGCAGGGTGAGGGCGCCAACAGCTCCGCAGCCGATCTCGTGGTCGAGGAAATCCGGCAGGCGGGCGGCACTGCCATCGCCAATCATGATTCGGTCACCGACGGCGATCGCATCGTGCAGCAGGCTCTGGATACCTACGGTCGCATTGACGTGGTGGTCAACAACGCCGGCATTCTGCGCGACAAGACCTTCCACAAGATGGACGACGCCGACTGGGATCTGGTCTATCGCGTGCATGTCGAAGGCGCATACAAGGTCACCCGAGCGGCCTGGCCGCACATGCGCGAGCAGAACTATGGGCGGGTGATCTTCACCGCGTCGACCTCCGGCATCTATGGCAACTTCGGCCAGTCAAACTACGGCATGGCCAAGCTCGGGCTGTATGGGCTGACCCGCACGCTGGCGCTGGAAGGGCGCAAGAACAACGTGTTGGTCAACGCCATCGCACCTACCGGTGGCACGCGGATGACCGAGGGGTTGATCCCGCCGCAGGTGTTCGAGCAGCTCAAGCCTGAACTGGTCAGCCCGCTGGTGGTTTATCTGGCCAGTGAGCAGTGTCATGAAACCTCCGGCCTGTTCGAAGTGGGCGGCGGTTGGATGGGCAAGGTGCGCTGGGAGCGTAGCCTTGGCGTGGGCTTCGACCCTAAGACCGGTTTCGATGCCGAGGACGTGGCGGCACAGTGGCAGCAAATCTGCAATTTCGAGAACGCTGCGCATCCGGCCGACAACATGGAAGCGTTGAAGGAAATGATGGCCAACCTGCAAAAGCATGCAGGCTGA
- a CDS encoding YajG family lipoprotein, with product MLQRLLFGLVTVLGMSLVGCAHSPQQLDPNPKLNGTINPVGQGQPVVVRVVDARPSPTLGTRGGLYPETSAVIVPSAKVIPKLQAQAEAAVRLLGFTPSPNAYNAPQLTLTLAELKYQSPKEGLYVTEANIGATLKIEVQNAGKRYNGRYGASLNQRFGMAPNEQTNTKLVTDVLSDALTRVFRDDNIGRLLAE from the coding sequence ATGCTGCAACGCCTGTTGTTCGGTCTTGTCACCGTTCTTGGAATGAGTCTGGTCGGTTGTGCCCATAGCCCGCAGCAGCTCGATCCGAACCCCAAACTCAACGGCACCATCAACCCCGTTGGCCAGGGACAGCCTGTGGTCGTGCGCGTGGTCGATGCACGGCCTTCGCCGACCCTCGGTACCCGTGGTGGTCTTTATCCGGAAACCAGTGCGGTGATCGTGCCGAGTGCCAAGGTAATCCCCAAGCTACAGGCCCAAGCGGAAGCTGCCGTACGACTGCTCGGCTTCACGCCCTCGCCGAATGCCTATAACGCACCGCAGCTGACGCTGACGCTGGCCGAGCTGAAGTATCAGTCGCCGAAGGAAGGCCTGTACGTTACCGAGGCGAATATCGGTGCGACGCTGAAGATCGAGGTGCAGAACGCCGGTAAGCGCTACAACGGCCGCTATGGCGCGTCGCTGAACCAGCGTTTCGGTATGGCGCCGAACGAGCAGACCAACACCAAGCTGGTCACCGACGTGTTGAGCGACGCCCTGACCCGGGTCTTCCGCGACGACAACATCGGTCGTCTGTTGGCGGAGTAA
- a CDS encoding DUF1329 domain-containing protein yields MFTTGALTLSLLASNVMAAVSESEAARLGNDLTPVGAEKAGNAAGTIPAWTGGLAQDAAAVSADGFVGDPYPNDKPKFTITAKNFEQYKDNLTPGQIAMFKRYPESYRLPVYETRRSAAMPQQVYDAAARNATQTNMVRGGNGLENFEKAIAFPIPKDGMEVIWNHITRYRGGSARRVIAQATPQVNGNFSLVKFVDEVVYTDTLTDYKPEKHGNVLFYFKQQVTEPSRLAGNVLLVHETLDQVKEPRMAWIYNAGQRRVRRAPQVAYDGPGTAADGLRTSDNLDMFNGAPDRYDWKLIGKKELYIPYNAYRLDSPQLKYSDIIKPGHINQDLTRYELHRVWEVEATLKTGERHIYAKRHFFIDEDTWQAAVIDHYDGRNQLWRVAEAHNLHFYNVQVPLYSMETLYDLISGRYLVMGMKNEEKNPYTYNYKANSNQYTPAALRNSGVR; encoded by the coding sequence ATGTTCACCACCGGAGCGCTCACGCTTTCACTGCTGGCCAGCAATGTCATGGCAGCGGTGTCCGAATCGGAAGCAGCGCGTCTGGGCAACGATCTGACGCCGGTCGGCGCGGAGAAAGCGGGCAACGCAGCAGGCACCATTCCAGCGTGGACCGGCGGGCTGGCGCAGGATGCCGCGGCGGTCTCTGCCGACGGTTTCGTCGGTGACCCCTATCCCAACGACAAGCCGAAATTCACCATCACGGCGAAGAACTTCGAGCAGTACAAGGACAATCTGACGCCTGGCCAGATCGCCATGTTCAAGCGTTATCCGGAGAGCTACCGCCTGCCGGTCTACGAGACCCGGCGCAGCGCCGCCATGCCGCAGCAGGTGTATGACGCAGCAGCGCGCAACGCCACGCAGACCAACATGGTCCGCGGCGGCAACGGCCTGGAGAACTTTGAGAAAGCCATTGCTTTCCCGATCCCGAAAGATGGCATGGAAGTCATCTGGAACCATATCACCCGCTATCGCGGCGGCTCCGCACGTCGAGTGATCGCCCAGGCCACGCCACAGGTGAACGGCAATTTCAGCCTGGTCAAATTCGTCGACGAGGTGGTCTACACCGACACCCTGACCGACTACAAACCGGAGAAGCACGGCAACGTGCTGTTCTACTTCAAGCAGCAGGTAACCGAGCCGTCTCGCCTGGCCGGCAACGTGCTGCTGGTACACGAAACGCTGGATCAGGTGAAGGAGCCGCGCATGGCGTGGATCTACAACGCCGGCCAGCGCCGTGTGCGCCGCGCCCCGCAGGTCGCCTATGACGGCCCAGGCACTGCAGCCGACGGCCTGCGCACCTCCGATAACCTGGACATGTTCAACGGTGCGCCGGACCGCTACGACTGGAAACTGATCGGCAAGAAAGAGCTGTACATCCCGTACAACGCCTATCGCCTGGATTCGCCGCAGCTCAAGTACAGCGACATCATCAAGCCCGGCCACATCAACCAGGATCTGACCCGCTACGAGCTGCACCGCGTGTGGGAAGTGGAAGCGACGCTAAAGACGGGCGAGCGCCATATCTACGCCAAGCGCCATTTCTTCATCGACGAGGACACCTGGCAGGCTGCGGTGATCGATCATTACGACGGTCGCAACCAACTCTGGCGCGTGGCCGAAGCGCACAACCTGCATTTCTATAACGTTCAGGTTCCGCTGTACTCGATGGAAACCCTCTACGACCTCATCTCCGGCCGTTACCTGGTCATGGGTATGAAGAACGAAGAGAAGAACCCCTACACCTACAACTACAAGGCCAACTCCAACCAGTACACCCCAGCTGCCCTGCGCAACTCCGGCGTGCGCTGA
- a CDS encoding SgcJ/EcaC family oxidoreductase produces MKYTLPLLLSLTPFAALADNQACQSTDEAQIAALFERWAADVESGDPQRVVENYAPDSMLLPTVSNTPRQTAEAKLDYFEHFLALKPKGEIVSRMIMLDCNSAFDTGLYSFKLGDGSTVPARYTFTYKWFDDAKQWLITSHHSSAMPEQPEAVQQAIEASD; encoded by the coding sequence ATGAAATACACCCTCCCCCTGCTACTTTCCCTCACCCCGTTCGCTGCACTGGCAGACAACCAGGCTTGCCAGAGCACCGACGAAGCTCAGATCGCTGCCTTGTTCGAGCGGTGGGCCGCGGATGTGGAATCAGGCGACCCGCAACGGGTCGTGGAAAACTATGCGCCTGATTCGATGCTGCTGCCGACGGTGTCGAACACCCCAAGGCAGACAGCGGAAGCCAAGCTGGACTACTTCGAACATTTTCTGGCGCTGAAACCAAAGGGTGAAATCGTCTCGCGGATGATCATGCTCGATTGCAACAGCGCATTCGATACCGGCCTGTACAGCTTCAAGCTGGGCGACGGAAGCACCGTCCCGGCGCGCTATACCTTTACGTACAAGTGGTTCGATGATGCCAAGCAATGGCTGATCACCAGTCACCACTCATCGGCGATGCCAGAGCAGCCCGAGGCGGTACAGCAGGCGATCGAAGCGAGCGACTGA
- a CDS encoding MgtC/SapB family protein produces MEWWAIISSTVASEFSDITDLEDATRVGSRLLIASILGGLLGYERERKRKAAGLRTHMLVALGAALFVLVPVQAGMTPEDISRVIQGLVTGIGFLGAGTILKGNSAEDVKGLTTAAGIWLTAAIGVAVGLGHEATAVLSTLLALAIFVLMPRLERHTALRAARRRRQERQTTDPARK; encoded by the coding sequence ATGGAATGGTGGGCGATCATTTCCAGCACTGTCGCCTCGGAATTTTCCGATATCACCGATCTGGAAGATGCGACCCGGGTTGGCAGCCGCCTTTTGATCGCATCCATTCTCGGCGGGCTGCTCGGCTACGAGCGCGAACGCAAACGCAAGGCCGCCGGCCTGCGCACCCATATGCTGGTCGCCCTCGGCGCTGCGCTGTTCGTGCTGGTACCGGTACAGGCAGGCATGACGCCGGAAGACATCTCTCGAGTGATCCAAGGGCTCGTCACCGGAATCGGATTTCTCGGCGCCGGGACTATCCTCAAGGGCAACAGTGCCGAAGACGTGAAGGGGCTTACCACGGCCGCCGGCATCTGGCTAACGGCAGCAATCGGTGTGGCAGTCGGCCTCGGCCATGAGGCGACGGCCGTGCTGAGTACCCTGCTGGCACTGGCCATCTTCGTACTGATGCCCCGTCTGGAGCGCCATACGGCACTGCGCGCCGCGCGCAGACGTCGCCAGGAGCGGCAGACGACCGACCCTGCAAGGAAATAA
- the mqo gene encoding malate dehydrogenase (quinone) — MILENALMTQHDSEAVDMVLVGAGIMSATLAVLLKELDPNIKLEIVELQESGAIESSNPWNNAGTGHAGLCELNYTPDSKDGAIDIKKAVLINTQFEVSKQFWAYLADREGFGSPRDFINAVPHLSFVRGSKNIDYLKRRFDALKTHHAFADMEYSEDRATLGEWMPLMMPGRAADEPIAATRAMNGTDVNFGAVTSQLLGYLARSGGVKVSYNQKVTGLDRTASGWKVDIKNTRTGESRQVQSRFVFLGAGGAALPLLQMSGIEEGKGFGGFPVSGQWLRCDNPEIVKQHQAKVYSLAAVGAPPMSVPHLDTRVVDGKKSLLFGPYAGFTTKFLKRGSFMDLPLSIRPSNIGPMMAVARDNMDLTRYLIKEVMQSMEDRLETLRGFYPEAKAEDWRLEIAGQRVQIIKKDPKKGGILQFGTELVAAKDGTIAALLGASPGASVTVSIMLDLLERCFPEQYRSQAWSSKLQEMFPARETTLQNDAAAYREVSQMADKRLGLEY; from the coding sequence GTGATTCTGGAGAACGCGTTGATGACGCAACACGATAGCGAAGCAGTGGATATGGTGCTGGTGGGAGCCGGCATCATGAGTGCGACCCTGGCGGTACTGCTCAAGGAACTCGATCCCAATATCAAGCTGGAAATCGTCGAGCTGCAGGAATCCGGAGCCATCGAAAGCTCCAACCCGTGGAACAACGCCGGTACCGGCCACGCCGGGCTTTGCGAGCTGAACTACACCCCGGACAGCAAAGATGGCGCGATCGACATCAAGAAAGCCGTGCTGATCAACACCCAGTTCGAGGTTTCCAAGCAGTTCTGGGCCTATCTCGCCGACCGCGAAGGCTTCGGCTCTCCCCGCGATTTCATCAATGCCGTACCGCACCTGAGCTTCGTGCGCGGCAGCAAGAACATCGACTACCTCAAGCGCCGCTTCGATGCCTTGAAGACCCATCACGCCTTCGCCGACATGGAATACAGTGAGGATCGTGCAACCCTTGGCGAGTGGATGCCGCTGATGATGCCGGGCCGCGCTGCCGACGAGCCGATCGCCGCAACCCGCGCCATGAACGGTACCGACGTCAACTTCGGTGCGGTCACCAGCCAGCTGCTCGGTTATCTGGCGCGCAGTGGTGGCGTCAAGGTTTCCTACAACCAGAAGGTCACCGGTCTCGACCGTACGGCCAGCGGCTGGAAGGTCGATATCAAGAACACCCGCACTGGCGAATCGCGCCAGGTGCAGTCCCGCTTCGTCTTTCTCGGCGCCGGTGGCGCTGCGTTGCCGCTGCTGCAGATGTCCGGTATCGAGGAAGGCAAGGGCTTCGGCGGCTTCCCGGTCAGCGGCCAGTGGCTGCGCTGCGACAACCCGGAAATCGTCAAGCAGCACCAGGCCAAGGTCTACAGCCTGGCCGCGGTCGGCGCTCCGCCGATGTCGGTGCCGCACCTGGATACCCGCGTCGTCGACGGCAAGAAGTCCCTGCTGTTCGGACCTTATGCAGGCTTTACCACCAAGTTCCTCAAGCGCGGTTCGTTCATGGATCTGCCGCTGTCGATTCGCCCGAGCAATATCGGCCCGATGATGGCGGTAGCGCGCGACAACATGGATCTGACTCGCTACCTGATCAAGGAAGTGATGCAGTCCATGGAGGATCGCCTGGAAACCCTGCGTGGTTTCTATCCGGAGGCGAAAGCCGAGGACTGGCGTCTGGAGATCGCCGGCCAGCGCGTACAGATCATCAAGAAAGACCCGAAGAAGGGCGGCATTCTGCAGTTCGGTACCGAGCTTGTCGCAGCAAAGGACGGCACCATCGCCGCGCTGCTCGGCGCTTCGCCGGGCGCTTCGGTGACGGTCTCGATCATGCTCGATCTGCTCGAGCGCTGCTTCCCTGAGCAGTACCGTTCCCAGGCCTGGTCGAGCAAGCTGCAGGAGATGTTCCCTGCTCGTGAAACCACGCTGCAGAACGATGCGGCGGCCTATCGGGAAGTCAGCCAGATGGCCGACAAGCGCCTGGGCCTGGAGTACTGA
- a CDS encoding 1-acyl-sn-glycerol-3-phosphate acyltransferase: MMDEFEAIRPYADAEVPTVMARLFADREFLDILAHFRFPRLADSLGWLIKPVISRRLRRQFASIHTVDALQHKIEAYVDRTIERATDGVTFSGLERLQQGRAYLFLANHRDIVMDPAFVNYAVYQAGIRTPRIAIGDNLLQRPFVSDLMRLNKSFIVRRSITGRREKLAAYQVLSAYINHSIRNDGESVWIAQAEGRAKDGDDRTDSAILKMLHMSRKDEAFAETLEALRPVPVAISYEYDPCDQAKARELYIRATTGTYSKAPGEDDASIALGITGYKGRVHIAFCTPIESVPEDAKQMALMVDRQILGSYRLFPVHYLAYRLWDDQDPEIQVPSAAELFSREEVERAEAEWSKRLAACPSVQQPYLIQQYATPVRNQYRLNAGLEP; this comes from the coding sequence ATGATGGACGAATTCGAAGCCATCCGACCCTACGCCGATGCCGAAGTACCGACGGTCATGGCGCGCCTGTTCGCCGATCGCGAGTTTCTCGACATTCTGGCGCACTTCCGCTTCCCGCGCTTGGCCGACAGCCTGGGCTGGCTGATCAAACCGGTCATCTCACGTCGGCTACGTCGCCAGTTCGCCAGTATCCATACGGTGGACGCGCTGCAACACAAGATCGAGGCATACGTCGACCGCACCATCGAGCGCGCCACCGACGGCGTTACATTTTCCGGACTGGAACGCCTACAGCAGGGCCGCGCCTATCTGTTCCTGGCCAATCACCGCGACATCGTGATGGACCCGGCCTTCGTCAACTACGCGGTCTACCAGGCCGGCATCCGCACGCCGCGCATCGCCATTGGCGATAACCTGCTGCAACGTCCGTTCGTCAGCGATCTGATGCGCCTGAACAAGAGCTTTATCGTGCGCCGCTCGATCACCGGCCGTCGCGAGAAGCTCGCCGCTTACCAAGTGCTGTCGGCCTACATCAACCACTCAATCCGCAACGATGGCGAGTCGGTATGGATCGCGCAGGCTGAGGGCCGCGCCAAGGACGGCGACGACCGCACCGATTCGGCGATCCTCAAGATGCTGCACATGAGCCGCAAGGACGAAGCCTTCGCCGAAACGCTCGAGGCATTGCGGCCAGTGCCGGTCGCGATCAGCTACGAATACGATCCATGCGATCAGGCCAAGGCACGCGAGCTGTACATCCGAGCCACCACCGGGACCTACAGCAAGGCCCCGGGTGAGGACGACGCCAGCATTGCCCTGGGCATCACGGGCTACAAAGGCCGTGTGCACATCGCCTTCTGCACGCCGATCGAAAGCGTGCCGGAAGATGCGAAGCAGATGGCGCTGATGGTGGATCGCCAGATTCTCGGCAGCTACCGGCTGTTTCCGGTGCACTACCTGGCCTATCGCTTGTGGGATGACCAGGACCCAGAGATCCAGGTACCCAGCGCAGCTGAGCTATTTAGCCGGGAGGAAGTGGAGCGCGCCGAAGCGGAGTGGAGCAAGCGCCTGGCCGCCTGTCCAAGCGTGCAGCAGCCCTATCTGATTCAGCAGTACGCTACGCCGGTACGTAACCAATACCGTCTGAACGCAGGGCTTGAGCCCTGA
- a CDS encoding DUF2726 domain-containing protein, translating to MSWLALTLVAFVCFVLVFFIKNRQLNHPALQYPYSLKAPLFSPAEHELLEMLQRTVGEQYLILPKVSVAEIVEITAVPRRAYWYQAHNRIVALRFDFVLCDKRELTPVCVVNLDDPDTEQDFMDRLCETVGLPQIRLTPEAAKSYTDVREAIESTLRD from the coding sequence ATGAGTTGGCTCGCCCTGACATTGGTGGCGTTCGTCTGCTTCGTGCTGGTGTTCTTCATCAAGAACCGCCAGCTCAATCATCCGGCCCTGCAATATCCCTATAGCCTCAAGGCCCCGCTGTTCTCCCCTGCAGAGCATGAGCTGCTGGAGATGCTGCAGCGTACGGTTGGCGAGCAGTACCTCATCCTGCCGAAGGTGAGCGTCGCGGAGATCGTCGAGATCACCGCTGTCCCCCGCCGCGCCTACTGGTATCAGGCGCACAATCGCATCGTCGCGCTGCGCTTTGATTTCGTGCTGTGCGACAAGCGAGAGCTGACTCCGGTGTGCGTCGTCAATCTGGATGATCCAGACACCGAGCAAGATTTCATGGACCGGCTATGCGAGACGGTCGGGTTGCCCCAGATCCGCCTGACGCCGGAGGCAGCCAAGTCCTATACCGACGTCCGCGAAGCAATTGAGTCCACTCTCCGCGATTGA
- a CDS encoding TIGR00730 family Rossman fold protein has translation MSLRSICVFCGASRGANPVYEQAATELGRTLAANGIRLIYGGGAVGLMGVVADATMAAGGEVVGIIPQSLKDAEVGHTGLTRLEVVDGMHARKARMAELADAFIALPGGLGTLEELFEVWTWGQLGYHPKPLGLLDINHFYSKLSHFLDHLVEEGFVRPQHRQMLQRSDQPQALIQLLDAWQPPAHSRWAKTAPR, from the coding sequence ATGTCCCTGCGTTCCATTTGCGTTTTTTGCGGCGCTAGCCGCGGCGCCAACCCCGTCTACGAACAAGCAGCCACAGAGCTCGGCCGCACACTGGCAGCGAACGGCATTCGTCTGATTTACGGCGGCGGAGCCGTAGGCCTGATGGGCGTGGTGGCAGACGCCACCATGGCGGCTGGTGGCGAGGTCGTCGGCATTATCCCGCAGAGCCTGAAAGACGCCGAGGTTGGCCATACCGGCCTGACTCGCCTGGAGGTGGTCGACGGGATGCATGCACGCAAGGCACGGATGGCGGAGTTGGCGGATGCCTTCATCGCCCTGCCTGGCGGGCTGGGGACGCTGGAGGAGCTGTTCGAAGTCTGGACTTGGGGGCAGCTCGGCTACCACCCCAAGCCCCTCGGGTTGCTGGATATCAATCACTTTTACAGCAAGCTCAGCCATTTCCTCGACCATCTGGTCGAGGAAGGCTTCGTACGACCTCAGCATCGCCAGATGTTGCAGCGCAGCGACCAGCCGCAGGCGCTCATTCAGTTACTCGATGCCTGGCAACCACCCGCCCACAGCCGCTGGGCAAAAACCGCACCGCGATAA